The genomic region tggctcattcttcccatgttttggaccatgttatgcatgatttagcatgttagagtAATGAAACAAATAAAGACATGATGAAAGAAgacttttacaccctcatacttacatgctaggcttatggcgagaaaccgacgtaagtgtatcaactcgtttggtcgaaaaaaactcggtttaaaaccgttttggtaagtaaaaagagtgtttgttaagtttagtgatggtgtagtggtcgagatggtcggtgaagtgatttaatgcatgatgacgataccaaacaatgtgtaaggcttgtgtttacgatcggtaggtcgtaaacacgtgtcggattgtgacttaggaagtcgaggcgagaattttaagggagaaaagagggggcggacgctcgcgtgaccctcaaatggttgcatttgagggatatttataggaaaatgagtggttgtgtgagttttgagcgacgtggccacctgagctgctcaaagaggcgcgagccacgtcgcacgtcttcgaggtgtcttgtcgctttcacacaagtgcaatcatgatttgttctatcctcgGATTTgtatgaacatgtttggtacttgactatgtaagattccgggaaatcttaacataaaAGCATTTGAATGGCTTGTTTTTTGTgtttaactcggtttgactcgttgttggagtcgggatttgaattttgagtcggtttttggtccggtgtcggttttgactctagttagtgtcattgcgaccccatcctcatgcattaaacactccaggtacttttgaaaagttttgaaatgttttattttcgaaatcgttttaagttttccgacgtaaagttgtacacaaactgtcgatcaaacgccgcgattcctaagcatgttgtagtccgataatcatcgggtgtttgttggagtctcagcagatactgggtatctacagctgGCTATTTTGTTTCACATTACACGTTCAGTCATCGAATAGCTCTATAGGTATATCAAATCTACTATGCGATGTCCTTCCCCCTGGTAGTAGCAATGCTGCGATACCTGTAACTGTATTGTTAGTATTTGAAGTGCCATTATCAttatatcttttatttttttgtacGTAGTTGTTATACATTTCTTGTTTAACACCTATTTAATTTAGAGATCGAACCTGACGATGCCACATTGAGTACGATTTTGCCTTTTGACCGCAGCTTCACTGAGATTGCCCAGTATAAGAATGTTTTTCTTGTTCCTCCATGACTGTAAACGAAAAAAAATTCCGGTAACTCGCTATTGACAACATTGATAACTGCATCATAGACAACTACATTTGGAGAAAATTGTTAATACTTTATCATGGATTTTACTATGCTTGTTTTTGAGTGTTGGACATACCTTTTTGCTCTGTGTTTAGTAATTTGACCTTCCCCTCCCATTCgtccctttaacaacgcttattcacgaaaatcactataagacgttgtagaatggattgcgcgaattttactaaaattaattacaacggttatgtgttgataaccgttgttattggttttaacaacgggtcaaacttgcacaaccgttgttaatataaaaactaattacaacagtttactctgtaatacattataaccgttgttaataatttgacgcaaagttagtgaaaagtaattacaacggttatatataAACCCGTTGATAATactttttgacaacggttttctaaggaccgttgttaatatattctctaatgaGAACGGGTTTATGTGTAAAAACCGTGGTCAATACTTTGCataatataaaccacacaaacacagatcacctacagccacaaacacaaacatacataaaacacaaacacacactttctcatcgtctctttctctctttctcatcgtcgctttatcatctacGTCGCTGTGTTgtcatcgtctcttacgttctCTAATTATCAAGTATCGCTTTATATGCattgttttaggttttgtcatctcagtcattattttctttctctaattatttcatttgcatgtgtttttatcgatcattattgttctttctctaagtattattcgcttaattagtttattcgctgttgtttttctgcgtttattagcttgtaaaacaaattaaataaaataaaacaaagaagaagatgatggagaggaatccataataaacttaattaattaatatataaatacataaaaaacgaattacattgctaaaaatgcaattcttagatatgcatagagagtcttattctcttctatgatatccatcctctcctcctttgctatttggagaaTTCGTtccgcagttgctatatcgtcatatagctgcaacatctgctgctctgtcaagccattttttttggcgtccttgagtgcggtccGAGCGTCCTCATGGTAGCTTCTGTACCTGCCCTTAATGcccagcaaccggcggatgaaactcttgttgtactcggtcataatgcatgtattacagatggtatcattcattgttgaaggaagtttggagtttgttttaaagatttagggtttggagcagTTTAGGACgtggagatagtgagataatggaatggttattgagataatgcatgaatttatacttagtaatgtgtcgtttgagttgttttttaattaatatatgtttaggaagttgtgccatcatatctgcttcaaatcttataacccttctcattccatatattgtcctttcatatacagggatttggcagtaataatgcatgcatcggaattataaggggcagtaataatgcatgcatctagtaatatataatttaatttttttttttaaaaatcaacaacaacggttttttaaaaaaacccattgtctttagttataacaacggttttttctactgtaaccgttgttataactttcccaccaaaatttagtcacactttccacaacggttttttctactttaaactgttgttaatagttttcacaacaggttacttagaaaaaccaaccgttgttaaaacctttaacaacggacgctttaacaacgggCGCTTTTTTATaaaacaacggtttttaaccgttgttatagcctataTCTATAGTAGTGGCTGTTTACGATCGTACTTCTTCTCATCCCTAATCAGCCTATTTTCCATGCCGTGCACATCGGATTCTATTATTTGCGGCATACTTTCTATGTCAGATAGTTTTTTTCCGTATCTCATTAGAATCTTGTCTATCTCAAATAGGGTGTACGACTGCCTGGCGGGATCACTAAGTTCTAAGTTAGGGTCTTCAAATAATCTTCTTTTCTTGCGCTCAATGTCTTCTGATATCATCCCATAGCTCTCCTCCCACAGATTCGTGATGTCTGTCACTTCACAAAACAGAATCATCGTGACGAATAACTCTCTGAGCTGCGATGGCATCGCCCATCTATTTGCCTCTGACATGGCTTCATGCCACTCTTTATCATTATTTAAAAGGCCATGCGTATAACAACCTTCTTTGAATATAGGGTACACAACTTCACCCAATGTTCTAACTTCTTCATAACTTTGCGCACCCTTGACGATGTTAAGGAGCACTCTTAGGTAGTACTTTTCTCCGGCTGTTGGGTGAATGTAAACTATTTTGCCAATGCACTTCCCCTGTTTCCTTTTGTGCCACCCTCCGTCCTTCCACACATATTTAGTTGGAAAATCCGCATAGGATAACGTTCTTGCTTCTGGATGTTCTGCATTTATTGCCATCCACACTGTCATCATTGTTTATGTGTTGTTTTCCTTTTCAATTATCTCTTCTAGCATATCACTTTCTTTAATCACCACTGTTTGTTCCCCTTCCAGATTCACAGGGAGGCGCATTATTGAAGGATATCTCTCCTGGATATCAAATTCAAATATTCTCCAGGCCGCTTCTGATGCAGATAGATATCGACAATCCATGTAAGCCTTTATCTCATCATTTGTGTCCTCTTGTATGACTAAAGTTGCCTTATCCGGTCCCTTTGATATATATTTAAACAAATACTTTATGGCTTTTGCTGTGTTGCACCACTCGACATTGATGTGCACATCAAACATTACAAGCAACCCTGGATTATATGGTGCAATAGACTTATCGTCCAATTCATGGATTCCATTTTTAATGGTCATGCACGTAGAAAGTTAACGGTTAAGGTCACGTTTGTTAGCATTCATTTTATTAGCTTAGATTCTGGGCAGATTCAAATCATGTATTTACCTACTATCCTTCCTTGTTCTGTACACAGGATACCCATTGTGGTCCAATGTTGTACTCTTGTTATGTTCCTTTGGATATTTCTTTGTGCAAACATCATTCATCATAAACGGGCAATTAGGACCATCTTTGCCGCATGGACCATGGACCATATACCGTGAGACAATCTTATATAACCGTGGCTCCTTATTTTCGTCAGGTATCTCCGCATGGATTATGGTGTCGATAAAGTCGGTTGACACTTCTGCACTTCTTCTCTTTAGCCATAAAAGTATATGAGCATGAGATAACCCTCTCTTCTGAAATTCTATTGTATAAATACCTGCATGGGTGGGGAACTTATGTTAGCTATTGACTTGTAAGAATAGGGTTATTTATTTTACTAAGGATTACCTGCAACGGTAGGTCCGAAATAGTTTTCTTTTTGGAAAAGGTTCATGAGTTGTCGGAATTTCATCTTGAAAACTCTGGCCACGATATCTGGACGGTCTTCAGCTTTTTGTCCCCCCATGAGGGTCAAAGCTGCCTTAACCTCTGGCGACCTAGTATTTGCAGTTAATGGTAGAAATAAGTGTGGATTTCCGTACCACCTACAGATGGCCATTGCATCCTGGTAGTTTTGTTGCATGTATCTCGAGCTCCCAGTAAATGAGGGAGGCAGATATATTCTTTGGCCGATCGCTATTCCCATGGTAGCTCCTTGTGTAATGGCGTCATATAAGTTATTTAAAACATCACATCTGAACTTGTTCTGATTATTTCTAATAAATCAGAGTCTCTCTGACTCGATCGCACAACAACAATCAACTAAAAATTGCCGGAACAATCTGTCGGAATATAGTATTGGACCGCTTCGTATCCCCCTCTGTTGTATCTGATACGCATAGTATTCTCTCATAGTGACGTACTCCCTCTTGCCCTTATTTTGTGTCCCTTATGGTACGTAATATGGTATGCCAGTATGGTAACTATCCTTGCCATATGGAAATAATAGCGGATACTGCAGAGCCATATACAAAGGATGAAACTCGCTAATTGCTCGTAGCCCTCTCGATCTATTATGTACAACTATGTCCCTTCCTCTGGAATCGCTACTATTATCTTGTACAATGAGTGCGGTGATCTCTGAGGCTGTTAGAGTACTATATATCCTATCATTAGGCTTCCTTGTACCTAACAATTTAACGGACAGTTGTATGTTTCCTTCCTCCTTTATTCTCTCTTTCGCCATACGAAATGTCTTTGCTAGTGGGTTAAACTCGTCCAGCATGTCTTTCAGTCTTGTTAGGATGTCATGATCTAAGGTAGGGCTGCCTTCTCTTCTGGCCACGGCTTTTTCTCTTAGAAATATTTCTGAGGTGGTATCGTATATATATAATTGTGCATATGATGGTTGTGCCCCATCTTCTAGGAGCAGTGTTCCCATATGGTGGAGGACCTGGCCGCTTACCCGGAAGACGTAGCTTCATGGCCTCTTGTTAACCGAGTTGTCAATCTTTGCGCCCTTAGAAGTGAATGCGTAACAGGAATTGTATACTCTAATTAACTGTCTGAAGTATTTTGATTCCTTATCTTCATGGGTTAATAAGCTTCTTAAGATATCGGGTGTATCCTTTAGTCCTTTCAAAGAAGCTTTTCCATCTTTATAACAGATGTTGAACCTTATGTTATTTCGAGTGCTTGTGCTTTTCACTCTCTCATCGAACCACATAACGACACCACAAGAAGGGTAGTCG from Silene latifolia isolate original U9 population chromosome 3, ASM4854445v1, whole genome shotgun sequence harbors:
- the LOC141649032 gene encoding uncharacterized protein LOC141649032, with translation MTIKNGIHELDDKSIAPYNPGLLVMFDVHINVEWCNTAKAIKYLFKYISKGPDKATLVIQEDTNDEIKAYMDCRYLSASEAAWRIFEFDIQERYPSIMRLPVNLEGEQTVVIKESDMLEEIIEKENNT